Within the Tissierellales bacterium genome, the region CATTTATACCCGTGAAAAATAAAAAAACCACCCTATTAATAAGGTGGTTTAATTTCTAAACACTACTCAGTTGGTGCAGTAAATGATCTTTGAGATAACTCTCTATCTAACATAAGCATCCCATGTCCTTTTCCATCTATCAATTTTAATTGATCTAAAAGAGATGTCACGTTCGCCTCTTCTTCAACTTGTTCATCGATATACCAGTTCAAGAAACTCTTCATTGCATGATCTCTTTCTTCAATAGCTAAATCCATTAAATTATTTATCAAACTAGTAACATGCTGTTCATGTTTATAAGTTTCCTCGAATACGTCTATCGGACCATTCCACTCGATTTGAGGTTGCTCAATAGCTCCTAAACGAACTCTTCCACCTCTCTCATTTACGTAATCAAAGAATTTCATAGCGTGGAATTGCTCTTCTTCAAATTGTAC harbors:
- a CDS encoding ferritin, giving the protein MLKASLEKAINEQITAEMYSAYLYLSMAAYFEEQNLPGFANWMRVQFEEEQFHAMKFFDYVNERGGRVRLGAIEQPQIEWNGPIDVFEETYKHEQHVTSLINNLMDLAIEERDHAMKSFLNWYIDEQVEEEANVTSLLDQLKLIDGKGHGMLMLDRELSQRSFTAPTE